A region from the Riemerella anatipestifer genome encodes:
- the serS gene encoding serine--tRNA ligase translates to MLQVQFLREQKSRVLEGLKKRNFKELNLVDEAIATDDERKKIQYELDENLAQMNKISKEIGLLMKEGKKQEAEEVKTKTGEFKQKSQDLQQLLKEKEESLLNILYQIPNIPADIVKAGSSADDNEVVYQSCDTFEMGTEALPHWELAKKHNLIDFELGVKIAGAGFPVYLGKGARLQRALVQFFLDKNTDAGYLEVNPPHVVNEASGYGTGQLPDKEGQMYFVNEDNLYLIPTAEVPVTNIYRDVILEEKKLPVKNTAFSQCYRREAGSYGADVRGLNRLHQFEKVEIVRLEKPENSYAALDEMVAHVKSILEDLELPFRILRLCGGDMSFTSALTYDFEVWSAAQQRWLEVSSVSNFENFQANRLKCRYKSGDDKPQLVHTLNGSAMALPRVMAALLENNQTEEGIKIPEKLRAYTRFESI, encoded by the coding sequence ATGTTACAAGTTCAATTTTTAAGAGAGCAAAAAAGCCGTGTTTTAGAGGGGCTTAAAAAGAGAAATTTTAAGGAGCTAAACCTTGTAGATGAGGCAATAGCGACTGATGACGAAAGAAAGAAAATACAGTATGAGTTAGATGAAAATTTAGCTCAAATGAATAAAATTTCCAAAGAGATAGGTCTTCTAATGAAGGAAGGGAAGAAGCAAGAAGCAGAGGAGGTTAAAACTAAAACAGGAGAGTTTAAGCAGAAATCGCAGGATTTACAACAATTATTGAAAGAAAAGGAGGAATCTCTACTGAATATTCTTTATCAAATCCCAAACATACCAGCAGATATTGTAAAAGCAGGTAGTTCGGCAGATGATAACGAGGTGGTGTATCAGTCTTGTGACACTTTTGAAATGGGAACAGAGGCTTTGCCACACTGGGAACTCGCTAAAAAACACAATCTAATTGATTTTGAGCTGGGGGTGAAAATAGCAGGAGCAGGTTTTCCTGTCTATTTAGGTAAAGGAGCTAGGTTACAAAGGGCTTTGGTGCAGTTTTTTCTTGATAAAAATACTGATGCAGGTTACCTAGAGGTAAATCCGCCACATGTAGTAAATGAAGCCTCTGGTTATGGTACGGGGCAACTTCCTGATAAAGAGGGGCAAATGTATTTTGTGAATGAGGATAATTTATACCTTATTCCTACAGCAGAAGTGCCTGTAACCAATATTTATAGAGATGTAATCTTGGAGGAGAAAAAACTTCCTGTAAAGAATACGGCTTTTTCTCAATGTTACAGAAGGGAAGCAGGAAGCTACGGTGCTGATGTAAGAGGGCTTAACCGACTTCATCAATTTGAAAAGGTAGAGATAGTAAGACTAGAAAAGCCAGAAAATTCTTATGCTGCACTAGATGAGATGGTAGCTCATGTAAAGTCTATTTTAGAAGATTTGGAATTGCCATTTAGAATTTTGCGTTTATGTGGTGGTGATATGAGCTTTACTTCTGCACTTACTTACGATTTTGAGGTGTGGAGTGCGGCTCAGCAGAGATGGTTGGAGGTATCTTCAGTATCTAATTTTGAGAATTTTCAAGCTAATAGATTAAAATGTAGATATAAATCAGGAGATGATAAACCTCAGTTAGTACATACATTAAATGGTTCTGCAATGGCTTTACCTAGAGTAATGGCAGCTCTTTTAGAGAACAATCAAACGGAAGAAGGTATTAAAATTCCAGAAAAGCTAAGAGCGTATACAAGATTTGAGAGTATATAA
- the tilS gene encoding tRNA lysidine(34) synthetase TilS, with translation MISVDLFKTKLKELLPNYSKHQFLLAVSGGADSMVLAHLMKQIDAKIEIAHINYKLRGEDSDKDAALVQEFCEKHHIPFHCYTVSDKDEKPSGSIQLWARELRYQFFRNIMKNRSLSYLVTAHHLNDQLETFIINLSRGSGIKGLVGIPNNENHILRPLLDFSKEEIYHFAEAHSVAFREDKSNQKQDYLRNKIRHSVVPKLGEINPDFLDNFRKSIDFLSEAKSFINQQIEDKTKEISINTENETIINRHALEKESSFIQFEILNKFGFSNKAEISKIFTAETGKSFYSNEYQFLINREQLIISKKETLSNNDEEITLPSEKEIKLDQWITYEKKEILEWNFDADQISLPLKLRHKEAGDFFYPKGMMGRKKVSKFFKDEKLSILAKSKIWLLCDNENRVLGIIPLRQDGRFASNDKTEKNIKIIL, from the coding sequence ATGATTTCCGTGGATTTATTTAAAACTAAACTAAAGGAGCTACTACCTAACTACAGCAAACATCAATTTCTATTAGCAGTAAGTGGTGGAGCAGATTCTATGGTATTGGCTCATCTGATGAAACAAATAGATGCCAAAATAGAAATAGCTCACATCAACTATAAATTGCGAGGCGAAGATTCGGATAAAGACGCTGCATTAGTACAAGAATTCTGCGAGAAGCATCATATTCCGTTTCATTGTTATACCGTTTCGGATAAAGATGAAAAACCTTCGGGGTCTATTCAGCTATGGGCAAGAGAGCTTAGATATCAGTTCTTTAGAAATATTATGAAAAATCGGAGTCTAAGCTACCTCGTAACTGCTCACCACTTAAACGACCAACTAGAAACCTTTATCATCAATCTTTCTAGAGGTAGTGGCATCAAAGGATTAGTGGGTATTCCTAATAACGAAAACCATATTTTACGCCCTTTGCTAGATTTTAGCAAAGAGGAAATTTATCATTTTGCAGAAGCACATTCCGTAGCGTTTAGAGAAGATAAATCTAACCAAAAACAAGATTATCTTAGAAACAAGATAAGACATTCTGTTGTTCCAAAGCTAGGAGAAATCAATCCTGATTTTTTGGATAATTTTAGAAAGAGTATTGATTTTTTATCTGAAGCTAAATCCTTTATAAATCAACAAATTGAAGATAAAACAAAAGAGATTTCAATAAATACTGAAAACGAAACTATTATAAACCGACACGCTTTAGAAAAGGAATCTAGCTTTATTCAGTTTGAGATACTCAATAAATTTGGATTTAGCAATAAAGCGGAAATTAGTAAGATATTTACAGCAGAAACGGGGAAATCGTTTTATTCCAACGAGTACCAATTCCTCATCAATAGGGAACAACTTATTATTAGTAAAAAGGAAACTCTTTCTAATAATGATGAAGAAATCACGCTTCCCAGCGAAAAGGAAATAAAACTAGACCAATGGATAACCTACGAAAAAAAAGAGATTTTAGAATGGAACTTTGATGCAGATCAAATTTCCTTACCTCTAAAATTGAGGCATAAAGAGGCTGGCGACTTCTTTTATCCAAAAGGAATGATGGGGAGAAAAAAGGTTTCTAAATTTTTTAAAGACGAAAAATTGTCTATTTTAGCAAAATCAAAAATTTGGTTGCTGTGTGATAACGAAAATCGTGTTTTAGGCATTATACCTTTGAGACAAGACGGCAGATTTGCCTCTAACGACAAAACAGAAAAAAACATCAAAATTATTTTATAA
- a CDS encoding protein-disulfide reductase DsbD family protein: MKLRYLLLLWWTMLAVSFSAQIKDPVKFKLKVNELGNQEYEAVLTATLENGWHIYSKDLPEDSGIPTEMKVSGTNIVPVGKIVEIGKKHDEFSEAFGARIVYFSNTATFKQKFKLKDASKPANVNVEITYQTCNDRVCLAPNTLEFEEKIKANLTETNSKENEQTPLQEVIKDTVNQNTNLTSAENITSSTQALQGENSLKVESLNPKAPLTDCGVATEEESSSNWWILILGFIGGLIALLTPCVFPMIPLTVSFFTKGATNKAKGKRDAIIYGIFILVIFILLSIPFHIIDGISGNIFNDISTNVWLNLFFFGIFLFFALSFFGYYDITLPSWIANKSSKAEEAGGLIGIFFMALTLVIVSFSCTGPILGSLLGSAVTGSSDVPMLLTFALAGFGLSWAIVFGALALFPQALQSLPKSGGWMNTVKVILGFIELALALKFLSKADLVSKTFLLKRELFIVLWIIITIGLVLYLFGKIRFPHDDKNAKISTTRKVFGVLGIGFVVYLIQGLVPSDRPKLQLLSGILPPINVSYLHNEQEGILGMHPEHDFFVALEQAKKVNKPILIDFTGYGCENCRKMEEFVWSEPDILPILQNEVVLASLYVDDKEELPENEQIKIDMGGGQKKKVKTIGDRWSLFQQVNFNNNSQPHYVLVTPDGKVINKPVSGYMPKEEFKQFLECGVNWFKKNKK; encoded by the coding sequence ATGAAACTAAGATACTTATTACTTTTATGGTGGACTATGCTGGCCGTAAGCTTCTCGGCCCAAATAAAAGACCCCGTAAAATTCAAACTAAAAGTTAATGAATTGGGCAACCAAGAATATGAGGCTGTCCTTACCGCCACCCTAGAAAATGGTTGGCATATCTACTCCAAAGATTTACCCGAAGACAGTGGTATTCCTACTGAAATGAAAGTTTCAGGGACGAATATAGTTCCTGTGGGTAAAATTGTAGAAATTGGTAAAAAACACGACGAATTTTCAGAAGCCTTTGGTGCTAGGATTGTTTACTTCTCTAATACAGCCACATTCAAACAGAAATTTAAGCTAAAAGACGCTTCCAAACCTGCCAATGTAAACGTAGAAATTACTTATCAAACTTGTAACGACCGTGTATGTTTAGCTCCTAACACTTTAGAATTTGAGGAAAAAATTAAGGCTAATCTTACAGAAACCAACTCTAAAGAAAATGAACAAACACCATTACAAGAGGTTATTAAGGACACGGTAAATCAAAACACAAATCTAACCTCGGCAGAAAATATAACATCGTCCACACAAGCACTACAAGGAGAAAATTCTCTAAAGGTAGAATCTTTAAATCCTAAAGCACCGCTTACTGACTGCGGCGTAGCAACAGAAGAAGAAAGCTCTAGCAACTGGTGGATTCTTATTTTAGGCTTTATTGGAGGGCTTATTGCGTTATTAACACCTTGCGTTTTCCCTATGATTCCGCTCACGGTTTCATTCTTTACCAAAGGAGCTACCAATAAGGCTAAAGGTAAACGAGATGCTATTATCTATGGAATATTTATTTTGGTAATTTTTATTTTATTGAGTATCCCTTTCCATATTATAGACGGCATTTCTGGGAACATCTTTAATGATATTTCTACCAATGTTTGGCTTAACTTGTTCTTCTTTGGGATATTCTTATTCTTTGCGTTGAGCTTCTTTGGATATTACGATATTACACTCCCAAGCTGGATTGCCAACAAATCTTCAAAAGCGGAAGAAGCTGGTGGGCTAATTGGTATTTTCTTTATGGCTCTTACTTTGGTAATTGTATCATTCTCTTGTACAGGTCCTATACTTGGTAGCTTACTCGGTAGCGCCGTTACTGGTTCTAGTGATGTCCCAATGCTCCTCACCTTTGCTTTAGCTGGTTTTGGGCTGTCTTGGGCTATTGTATTCGGTGCGTTGGCATTGTTCCCTCAAGCGTTACAATCTTTACCAAAGTCTGGTGGCTGGATGAATACCGTAAAAGTAATACTCGGTTTTATAGAGTTAGCTTTGGCTCTTAAATTCCTTTCTAAAGCTGACCTTGTATCTAAAACTTTTTTATTAAAACGAGAGCTTTTCATTGTATTGTGGATTATCATCACCATAGGACTTGTATTATATCTATTTGGAAAAATAAGATTTCCGCACGATGATAAAAACGCCAAAATATCCACCACTCGTAAAGTTTTTGGAGTGCTCGGGATTGGGTTTGTTGTTTATTTAATCCAAGGGCTAGTTCCTTCGGACAGACCTAAATTACAGCTACTAAGTGGTATTTTGCCTCCTATCAATGTAAGCTACTTACACAACGAACAAGAAGGCATCTTGGGTATGCACCCAGAACACGACTTTTTCGTAGCTCTAGAACAAGCTAAAAAGGTAAACAAACCTATACTGATAGATTTCACAGGCTATGGTTGTGAAAACTGTAGAAAAATGGAGGAGTTTGTATGGTCTGAACCTGACATCTTACCTATCTTACAAAATGAAGTTGTCCTAGCGTCCTTATATGTAGATGATAAAGAGGAACTCCCTGAAAACGAACAAATAAAAATAGATATGGGTGGCGGTCAGAAGAAAAAAGTAAAAACAATAGGAGACCGCTGGAGCCTTTTCCAACAAGTGAATTTTAATAATAATTCTCAACCGCATTATGTTTTGGTAACGCCTGACGGAAAGGTCATCAATAAACCTGTATCGGGATATATGCCAAAAGAAGAGTTTAAACAATTCTTAGAATGTGGTGTAAATTGGTTCAAAAAAAATAAAAAGTAA
- a CDS encoding alpha/beta fold hydrolase: MLNYEISGKGQEPLVLLHGFLENNSIWNDLEPYLSEHFSLIKIDLPGHGKSEVMGDVHTMELMAEEVKKVTDHLSLSKFHILGHSMGGYVSLAFAEKWHTQLKSLTLFFSTFQADDDAKKELRRKSFRIIQESFSTYVGAGVPLLFNPNEREQLDSKIEQAKKIALSTPTQGALAAVKGMIERTDKRNLLEQIETKVLVLAGRYDAAVNHEALLNLLPQRASIKHYLLDCGHNGHWELPKNCAEIINKELIC; the protein is encoded by the coding sequence ATGCTTAATTACGAAATTTCTGGTAAGGGGCAAGAGCCTTTGGTCTTGTTGCACGGTTTTTTGGAAAACAATAGTATTTGGAACGATTTGGAGCCGTATTTATCCGAGCATTTTAGCCTAATCAAAATAGATTTACCAGGACACGGAAAATCGGAGGTGATGGGCGATGTCCATACGATGGAACTAATGGCGGAAGAAGTGAAAAAGGTAACTGACCACCTCAGTCTGTCTAAATTTCATATTTTGGGACATTCTATGGGCGGTTATGTAAGTCTTGCTTTTGCAGAAAAATGGCATACGCAACTTAAAAGCCTCACGCTTTTTTTCTCTACTTTCCAAGCTGATGACGATGCTAAAAAGGAACTGAGAAGAAAAAGCTTTAGAATCATACAAGAAAGTTTTTCTACTTATGTAGGAGCTGGCGTTCCGCTTTTGTTCAATCCGAACGAGAGAGAACAGCTGGATTCTAAAATAGAACAAGCTAAGAAAATAGCCCTAAGCACACCTACACAAGGGGCTCTAGCTGCCGTAAAAGGTATGATTGAACGAACAGATAAAAGAAATCTACTTGAACAGATAGAAACCAAAGTACTGGTATTAGCAGGGCGGTACGATGCCGCTGTAAACCACGAAGCATTGCTTAATCTTTTGCCACAAAGAGCATCTATAAAGCACTATCTCCTAGATTGTGGACACAACGGACATTGGGAACTCCCTAAAAATTGTGCGGAAATTATCAATAAAGAATTGATTTGCTAA
- a CDS encoding NAD-dependent succinate-semialdehyde dehydrogenase encodes MIDKIDLANTEFNQWKNHSFQERQILFKNLADILDEQKNTYANIITTEMNKPISQALSEVEKSAMMTRFYANIDADVLAPEHIETDFNISQVHHTPLGVILGVMPWNFPFWQVLRFAVPTILAGNTIIVKHASICTQSGDAIEEAFLKAGFPKGVFQHLKVGHQDIETILKHPAVQGVSLTGSDLAGSSVASIAGREIKKSVLELGGSDAFIVLEGADLEQAAEVGALARLQNCGQTCVAAKRFIIHHNIANAFLELFTKAYQKYQPSDPLNPNTILSGMARKDLADELEQQYQKAVANGAEIIIPLERLSDKEFKPGLILVKKGNPILAEELFGPLGMVMIAQTDDEVLDLANDIPFGLGNSVWTKDQNKALDFALKLNSGTVAINSMTKSDPRLPFGGAKKSGYGTELSALALKEFTYPKTIVGN; translated from the coding sequence ATGATTGATAAAATTGACCTTGCTAACACCGAATTTAACCAATGGAAAAACCACTCTTTTCAAGAGAGACAAATATTATTTAAAAACTTAGCAGATATATTAGACGAGCAGAAAAACACTTATGCTAATATCATTACCACAGAAATGAATAAACCCATTTCTCAAGCCTTATCGGAGGTAGAAAAATCAGCAATGATGACTCGTTTCTACGCCAATATAGACGCTGATGTACTAGCTCCAGAACATATCGAAACAGACTTTAATATTAGCCAAGTTCACCATACGCCTCTAGGGGTAATTTTAGGTGTAATGCCTTGGAATTTTCCTTTTTGGCAGGTACTTCGTTTTGCAGTACCTACTATTTTAGCAGGAAATACCATTATCGTAAAACACGCGTCCATTTGTACCCAAAGTGGAGATGCCATAGAGGAGGCTTTTCTAAAAGCAGGTTTTCCTAAAGGTGTATTCCAACATTTAAAAGTAGGGCATCAAGACATCGAAACTATACTAAAGCACCCCGCTGTACAAGGTGTAAGCCTTACAGGCAGTGATTTAGCAGGGAGTAGTGTAGCTTCCATAGCGGGAAGAGAAATCAAAAAATCAGTTTTAGAACTTGGTGGTAGCGATGCGTTTATCGTTCTAGAAGGTGCTGATTTAGAACAAGCGGCAGAAGTAGGTGCTTTAGCAAGATTACAAAACTGTGGACAAACTTGTGTCGCTGCCAAAAGATTTATCATTCACCATAATATAGCCAATGCTTTCTTAGAATTGTTTACTAAAGCTTATCAAAAGTATCAACCATCAGACCCTCTAAATCCCAACACCATATTGTCGGGTATGGCAAGAAAAGACCTCGCTGATGAACTAGAACAACAATATCAAAAAGCTGTTGCTAACGGAGCAGAAATCATCATTCCCTTAGAACGATTGTCTGATAAAGAATTTAAACCAGGGCTTATCTTAGTAAAAAAAGGAAATCCTATTTTAGCCGAAGAATTATTTGGACCTCTCGGTATGGTAATGATAGCTCAAACCGATGATGAAGTTCTAGACTTAGCCAATGATATTCCATTTGGATTAGGAAACTCCGTCTGGACTAAAGACCAAAACAAAGCCCTTGATTTTGCTCTAAAACTAAATTCTGGCACTGTGGCTATCAATTCTATGACCAAATCCGACCCAAGACTTCCGTTTGGTGGAGCTAAAAAATCAGGCTATGGGACAGAATTATCTGCTTTAGCCCTTAAAGAGTTTACTTACCCTAAAACCATCGTAGGAAATTAA
- the pyk gene encoding pyruvate kinase codes for MNKKLKKTKIIATLGPASSSKETMLELVKAGVDVFRINFSHADYDLVRRNVELIREINQEYGYSVSILGDLQGPKLRVGVVKEGSYLNPGDILTFTNENVEGDSTRVYMTYQQFPQDVKVGERILIDDGKLVLEVIETNLKDTVRAKTIQGGPLSSKKGVNLPNTNVSLPALTEKDIKDANFILDLELDWIALSFVRHAQDIKDLKELIKNHPTNNFKTPIIAKIEKPEGVKNIDEILMECDGIMVARGDLGVEVPMEEVPVIQKTLVKKARAYAKPVIIATQMMETMITSLTPTRAEVNDVANSVLDGADAVMLSGETSVGRYPVDVVKNMSKIVKSIETTNYYYDRNSILDNQISCLDERFITDKICLSAVNIAQSSGAEAIITLTHSGYTAFQISAHRPNSHIIVYSANRRVLTMLNLLWGVRAFHYDMEKTTDETVIQVNMLTCNYGFVEKGDFVVNLNAMPVHNGGKTNTLRLSTI; via the coding sequence ATGAATAAGAAATTAAAGAAAACGAAAATAATAGCAACATTAGGACCGGCATCATCTTCCAAAGAAACGATGTTGGAGTTGGTTAAAGCAGGTGTAGATGTTTTTAGAATAAATTTTTCTCACGCAGATTATGATTTGGTGAGAAGAAATGTGGAGCTGATAAGAGAAATCAATCAGGAATATGGTTACTCAGTTTCGATATTAGGAGATTTACAAGGTCCAAAACTAAGAGTAGGAGTTGTAAAAGAAGGCTCTTATCTTAATCCTGGGGATATTCTTACTTTTACTAATGAAAATGTAGAAGGAGATTCAACTAGGGTATATATGACTTACCAACAGTTTCCACAAGATGTAAAAGTAGGGGAAAGAATCTTAATAGATGATGGTAAATTAGTTCTTGAAGTTATAGAAACGAATCTAAAAGATACTGTTCGTGCTAAAACGATACAAGGAGGACCATTAAGTTCTAAAAAAGGGGTTAACCTTCCTAATACCAATGTATCGCTTCCAGCCCTTACAGAGAAGGATATTAAAGATGCTAACTTTATTTTAGACTTAGAGTTAGACTGGATTGCATTGTCGTTTGTTCGTCATGCGCAGGATATAAAAGATTTAAAGGAACTTATTAAGAATCACCCAACAAATAACTTTAAGACACCTATTATCGCTAAAATAGAGAAGCCTGAAGGGGTGAAAAATATAGACGAAATTCTCATGGAGTGTGATGGGATTATGGTGGCTCGTGGAGATTTAGGTGTAGAGGTGCCTATGGAGGAAGTTCCTGTAATTCAAAAGACTTTAGTTAAAAAAGCAAGAGCCTATGCTAAGCCTGTAATTATTGCTACTCAAATGATGGAGACTATGATTACAAGCCTTACACCTACTAGAGCGGAGGTAAATGATGTGGCAAACTCGGTGTTAGACGGTGCTGATGCGGTGATGCTGTCTGGAGAAACTTCCGTAGGGCGTTATCCTGTAGATGTGGTGAAGAATATGTCTAAAATAGTAAAGAGTATAGAAACGACTAACTACTACTACGACAGAAATAGTATTTTAGATAATCAGATAAGTTGTTTAGATGAAAGATTTATCACGGATAAAATTTGTTTATCAGCGGTTAATATAGCACAAAGTTCAGGAGCAGAGGCTATTATTACGCTTACTCATTCTGGTTATACAGCTTTCCAAATTTCTGCACATAGGCCAAACTCACACATTATTGTTTATAGTGCCAATAGAAGGGTGCTTACGATGCTTAACCTACTTTGGGGCGTTAGAGCATTCCACTATGATATGGAGAAAACTACAGACGAAACCGTGATACAAGTTAATATGCTTACTTGCAATTATGGTTTTGTAGAAAAAGGAGATTTTGTGGTTAATCTTAATGCAATGCCAGTACATAATGGTGGAAAAACCAATACACTAAGGCTTTCTACCATATAG
- a CDS encoding IPExxxVDY family protein: MKDNKIFLDLEEEEISIGLLRLSRKIQDYELFFNINLLNSFKFSREKDFILKKGGRLYLFVQYQTYDEITKCTYTFIANKYYDTRLEDRGHYDLFSNLVEEVYLLPEYRDVDYILLTKDFLYDFSVILLPSSLVFPIQEISLSPEQELYQTIQYYE, encoded by the coding sequence TTGAAAGACAATAAAATATTTCTTGATCTAGAGGAAGAAGAAATCTCAATAGGATTATTAAGACTTTCTCGAAAAATACAAGATTATGAATTGTTTTTTAATATCAACCTCCTAAATAGCTTTAAGTTTAGCAGAGAGAAGGATTTTATTTTAAAAAAAGGAGGACGCTTGTATTTGTTTGTACAGTATCAAACTTATGATGAAATTACTAAATGTACATACACTTTTATAGCGAATAAATATTATGATACTAGACTAGAGGACAGAGGTCATTATGATTTGTTTTCAAATCTAGTGGAGGAGGTCTATTTGTTACCAGAGTATAGAGATGTAGATTATATTCTGTTAACAAAGGATTTTTTATATGATTTTTCTGTAATTTTGTTGCCTAGTAGCTTAGTGTTTCCTATACAAGAAATATCATTAAGCCCAGAGCAAGAACTCTATCAAACCATTCAGTACTATGAATAA
- a CDS encoding ribonuclease III family protein: MKIGRYFNRILARRKKPKYTQRETFIVKELKKILGIQPKEVSWYQEAFSLKSPSSQLNYDRLEFLGDAVLGSIVSYYLYRQYPQESEGFLTQMKSKIVNRKNLNQIGEKLNLTSLVLKNGSKFGADLSGNLLEALVGAIYMDFGYEKCQKVVLSKILTHSEMLKLENKIISYKSLLLEWSQKNKIKIDYKTEEEFLPSKVKMFKTYIFVGGSKVASATETSKKKSEEKAAQRAFYTLNKKEKIIERQ, from the coding sequence ATGAAAATCGGACGCTATTTCAACAGGATTTTAGCTAGACGAAAGAAGCCAAAATATACACAAAGAGAGACTTTTATAGTAAAAGAATTGAAAAAAATATTAGGTATACAGCCTAAAGAAGTCTCTTGGTATCAGGAGGCTTTTTCTCTCAAAAGCCCTTCTAGTCAGCTCAATTATGATAGATTGGAGTTCTTAGGAGATGCAGTTTTGGGGAGTATCGTTTCCTATTATCTTTACAGGCAGTATCCACAGGAGAGCGAGGGGTTTCTAACCCAGATGAAATCTAAGATTGTTAATAGGAAGAACCTTAATCAGATAGGAGAAAAGCTAAATTTGACTTCTCTAGTTTTGAAAAATGGTTCTAAGTTTGGAGCAGACCTGTCGGGAAATCTCTTAGAGGCTTTGGTTGGAGCTATTTATATGGATTTTGGCTACGAAAAATGTCAAAAAGTGGTGTTATCTAAGATTCTTACTCATTCGGAAATGCTTAAACTTGAAAATAAAATTATAAGTTATAAGAGCTTGTTGTTAGAGTGGAGTCAAAAGAATAAAATTAAGATAGACTACAAAACCGAGGAAGAGTTTTTACCAAGTAAAGTAAAGATGTTTAAAACCTATATTTTTGTAGGTGGTAGTAAAGTGGCTAGTGCTACGGAAACTTCTAAGAAAAAATCGGAAGAAAAGGCTGCACAAAGAGCATTTTATACATTAAACAAAAAAGAAAAGATAATTGAAAGACAATAA
- the fabF gene encoding beta-ketoacyl-ACP synthase II, whose translation MELKRVVVTGFGAITPIGNNAKEYWENLVKGESGAAPITLFDATNFKTKFACEVKNFNPLDFFDRKESKKMDRNTQLGIVAAREAIEHSGITSTEVDKNRVGVVWGSGIGGLETFEKEVLDWAKSDIPRFNPFFIPKMIADITPGHISIEYGFHGPNYTTVSACASSANAIIDSKMLIQLGKADVIVCGGSEAAVTASGVGGFNAMMALSTRNDDPKTASRPFDKDRDGFVLGEGAGCIILEEYEHAKRRGATIYAELKGGGMSADAHHMTAPHPEGLGAYLVMKNCLEDAGVTADEVDHINMHGTSTPLGDIAESNAISRLLGDHAFDIQINSTKSMTGHLLGAAGVVEAIAAIGTIIHDVVPPTINHFTDDEKIDSRLDFTFNKAVEKKVDVAMSNTFGFGGHNACVLFKKV comes from the coding sequence ATGGAATTGAAAAGAGTAGTTGTTACCGGATTTGGTGCTATTACACCTATTGGAAATAATGCTAAAGAATATTGGGAAAACCTTGTAAAAGGTGAGAGCGGTGCTGCTCCAATTACTCTTTTCGATGCCACTAATTTTAAAACTAAATTTGCTTGCGAGGTTAAAAACTTCAATCCATTAGATTTTTTTGACAGAAAAGAGTCAAAGAAAATGGATAGAAATACTCAATTGGGAATTGTAGCCGCTAGAGAAGCTATAGAACACTCTGGTATAACTAGTACAGAGGTTGATAAAAACAGAGTAGGGGTTGTATGGGGGTCTGGTATTGGTGGACTAGAAACTTTTGAGAAGGAAGTTTTAGACTGGGCAAAGTCGGATATTCCTAGATTTAATCCGTTTTTTATTCCTAAAATGATTGCGGATATTACACCAGGGCATATTTCTATTGAATATGGTTTCCACGGACCTAACTATACTACGGTATCGGCTTGTGCGTCTTCTGCTAATGCAATCATAGACTCTAAAATGTTAATCCAGCTTGGTAAAGCTGATGTTATTGTTTGCGGAGGTTCCGAGGCTGCAGTAACGGCAAGTGGAGTGGGTGGCTTTAATGCGATGATGGCACTTTCTACAAGAAATGACGACCCTAAAACAGCTTCTAGACCTTTTGATAAAGACAGAGATGGTTTTGTTCTAGGAGAAGGTGCGGGGTGTATTATCTTAGAAGAGTATGAACACGCTAAGAGAAGAGGGGCTACCATCTATGCAGAGCTTAAAGGTGGGGGTATGAGTGCAGATGCACATCATATGACGGCACCACACCCAGAAGGATTGGGAGCTTATTTGGTAATGAAGAACTGTTTAGAAGATGCAGGCGTGACTGCTGATGAGGTAGATCACATCAATATGCATGGGACATCTACGCCATTAGGAGATATTGCAGAATCTAACGCAATTTCTAGATTACTTGGCGACCACGCCTTTGATATACAAATCAATTCTACAAAGTCTATGACGGGGCATTTGCTAGGAGCTGCGGGTGTTGTAGAAGCTATTGCTGCCATAGGAACTATTATTCACGATGTTGTTCCACCTACAATTAACCATTTTACAGACGATGAAAAAATAGATAGTCGTCTTGATTTTACTTTTAATAAAGCGGTAGAAAAAAAGGTTGATGTTGCAATGAGCAACACTTTTGGCTTCGGTGGACACAATGCGTGTGTGCTATTCAAGAAAGTCTAA
- a CDS encoding acyl carrier protein, protein MSDIASRVKAIIADKLDVEETEVTPEASFTNDLGADSLDTVELIMEFEKEFNIQIPDDQAEKITTVGHAIAYVEEVVNK, encoded by the coding sequence ATGTCAGACATTGCATCAAGAGTAAAAGCGATTATCGCAGATAAGTTAGATGTGGAGGAAACAGAAGTAACTCCAGAAGCTAGTTTCACTAATGATTTAGGAGCAGATTCGCTAGATACTGTGGAGCTTATTATGGAATTTGAAAAAGAATTCAATATCCAAATCCCTGATGATCAAGCGGAGAAAATCACTACAGTAGGGCACGCAATTGCTTATGTAGAAGAAGTGGTAAATAAATAA